In Paenibacillus sp. BIC5C1, a genomic segment contains:
- a CDS encoding TlpA disulfide reductase family protein, with the protein MKRNIYILLGVVLLVSIALAQNADNGIAAVFKQEEPMPTETGPKAGLLAPAFSLRAMDGKTYSVGGAKEKAIFVSFWASWCEPCKQEAPALNTLAAKYKDKMDLYGVNVTTYDKIKDAKAFVDEYKLMFPILLDEDGTAYAKYNGLAFPTNVLIDSRGVVQEIILGILPEKELERKIKELIVD; encoded by the coding sequence ATGAAACGAAATATATACATACTGCTGGGTGTTGTATTGCTGGTGAGCATTGCTTTGGCTCAAAATGCAGACAACGGAATCGCAGCCGTGTTTAAGCAAGAGGAGCCGATGCCCACGGAGACGGGCCCGAAAGCGGGTTTACTGGCACCAGCGTTCTCTTTGCGAGCTATGGATGGAAAAACCTACTCTGTAGGCGGAGCCAAGGAAAAGGCCATCTTCGTCAGTTTCTGGGCATCCTGGTGTGAACCGTGCAAGCAGGAAGCTCCTGCGCTCAATACATTGGCAGCAAAATACAAGGATAAAATGGACCTCTATGGTGTGAATGTAACCACGTACGATAAAATCAAGGATGCCAAAGCTTTTGTAGATGAATACAAACTGATGTTCCCTATTCTGCTTGATGAAGACGGAACAGCATATGCCAAATATAACGGTTTAGCTTTTCCGACGAATGTACTGATTGATTCCCGAGGAGTCGTTCAGGAAATTATCTTGGGGATTTTGCCAGAGAAAGAGCTGGAGCGAAAAATCAAGGAGTTAATTGTGGATTAA
- a CDS encoding zinc metallopeptidase — translation MSFNNGMFVLIIIAFVLSLWAQFRVKSTFNRWSDVKNLNGMTGYDAARHMLDSNGLHDVPIEPVRGALSDHYDPINRVVRLSEPVYYENSISAVSVACHEVGHAIQHKESYPMLALRHRIFPIVNFASGLAPFLLIAGIIFNAMNLVGIGIIFFSVTVAFQLITLPVEFNASNRAREIMVSEGYIRNEEERGVAKVLNAAALTYVAAALISLLELIRYIGIFNSRD, via the coding sequence ATGAGTTTTAATAACGGTATGTTCGTTTTGATCATTATCGCCTTTGTGCTCTCCTTGTGGGCGCAATTTCGCGTTAAGAGTACCTTCAACCGTTGGTCAGATGTTAAAAACCTAAATGGAATGACCGGGTATGATGCTGCCCGTCACATGCTGGACTCTAATGGCCTACACGACGTTCCTATTGAGCCCGTGCGTGGAGCACTCTCCGATCACTACGATCCAATCAATCGTGTCGTGAGGTTGTCTGAGCCTGTATATTATGAAAATTCAATCTCGGCTGTCTCTGTTGCATGTCACGAAGTTGGCCATGCAATCCAGCATAAGGAAAGTTATCCGATGTTGGCACTACGTCACCGGATTTTCCCAATCGTCAATTTCGCATCCGGACTTGCACCCTTCTTGCTCATTGCCGGAATCATCTTTAATGCAATGAACTTAGTCGGCATTGGTATTATTTTCTTCTCCGTAACTGTTGCATTCCAGCTCATTACGTTGCCGGTTGAGTTTAATGCAAGCAACCGCGCAAGAGAGATTATGGTATCGGAAGGTTATATCCGTAATGAAGAAGAAAGAGGCGTTGCCAAAGTACTCAACGCCGCAGCATTGACCTATGTAGCAGCAGCACTTATCTCCTTGCTGGAACTGATTCGTTACATCGGAATTTTTAATAGCCGGGACTAA
- a CDS encoding DUF294 nucleotidyltransferase-like domain-containing protein, with the protein MDMMEPIPYINQSWSYQGIDGAASSQELRQARVILQNELQELLSASLSPIEWYQTVNELHDRIARRAVELCIQGMVEEGLGRPPVPYAFIVFGSSGRQEATLWSDQDNGMIISDIPHEGKEAYFAELGLRMTDMLEALGYAKCEGKVMCSEPLWRKTLESWKEQLKAWGSDLSWEPVRNLIIASDMRFVAGEPELAEEWIYAFYEGFRSVPELSDAVLRNTVKHKATLNILGRVVTERFGEHAGGFDVKYGLYIPLVNSARFLALQHGIKETSTLKRIQRLVSLEAVPLTLLDAAQRAFMTALKLRRSTPIVVKQGLQHSGGYLNEKQLKEKQMLYELRDTLGLVRRVHRALQRQLRFAERRRP; encoded by the coding sequence CTGGACATGATGGAACCCATCCCGTATATAAATCAATCCTGGTCCTATCAGGGAATAGATGGTGCGGCATCTTCTCAAGAACTGCGCCAGGCACGTGTGATATTGCAGAATGAGCTCCAGGAACTGTTGTCCGCTTCCTTGTCGCCGATTGAATGGTACCAGACGGTAAATGAACTGCATGACCGGATTGCTCGGCGGGCAGTGGAGTTATGCATCCAGGGGATGGTAGAGGAAGGCTTAGGCCGACCTCCCGTCCCCTATGCCTTTATCGTTTTTGGCAGTTCCGGCAGGCAAGAAGCGACGTTATGGAGTGATCAGGATAATGGCATGATTATCAGTGATATCCCACATGAGGGAAAAGAGGCATATTTTGCCGAACTCGGACTTCGAATGACTGACATGTTGGAGGCACTTGGTTACGCCAAATGTGAAGGTAAAGTGATGTGTTCAGAGCCTTTATGGAGAAAAACACTGGAATCATGGAAGGAACAACTGAAAGCATGGGGATCGGACCTGTCCTGGGAGCCGGTTCGCAATCTAATTATTGCTTCTGACATGCGTTTTGTTGCGGGTGAGCCTGAGCTTGCGGAGGAATGGATTTATGCATTTTACGAAGGGTTCAGATCGGTTCCTGAGCTTTCCGATGCCGTGCTGCGCAATACCGTTAAACACAAGGCGACACTGAACATCCTCGGAAGGGTAGTGACCGAACGATTTGGTGAACATGCGGGTGGATTTGATGTGAAATATGGCTTATATATTCCGCTAGTGAACAGTGCGCGTTTTCTGGCTTTGCAGCATGGTATCAAAGAAACGTCCACACTCAAGCGGATTCAGAGGTTGGTCTCACTCGAAGCAGTTCCACTTACTCTGCTGGACGCAGCTCAGCGTGCATTTATGACGGCTTTGAAGCTGCGACGCAGTACACCCATTGTGGTCAAACAAGGGTTGCAGCATAGCGGTGGTTACCTGAATGAGAAACAGTTGAAGGAAAAACAAATGCTTTATGAACTCCGGGATACGTTAGGGTTGGTGCGGCGAGTACATCGTGCGCTGCAAAGACAACTTCGTTTTGCAGAAAGGAGACGTCCATGA
- a CDS encoding exonuclease domain-containing protein produces the protein MREPARGNTGFWNSLRQGGVPSAIASIMGAPTAQHMAFIRSMMREQRRPEVLHTPLNELNAVVFDLETTGFSPQHGDEILSFGAVRINGGVMLENEQFYTLVQSKVSVPEHITELTGITQEMTIEAPSLLEGLHDFMSFVGGSVLVAHASAHDRAFLNAALWRTSKVRLTHRLIDTMMLARWLEPSRPGYGLDELLESKGIPIYGRHHALEDAKMTAQLWSCYLEDMSRKNVETLGDLYTQLSHA, from the coding sequence ATGAGAGAGCCGGCAAGGGGCAATACTGGATTCTGGAATTCGCTGCGCCAGGGAGGGGTTCCTTCCGCCATCGCTTCCATAATGGGAGCCCCTACGGCGCAACATATGGCGTTTATCCGTTCGATGATGAGAGAACAGCGCAGACCCGAGGTGTTGCACACGCCCTTGAATGAATTGAATGCTGTCGTATTCGATCTGGAAACGACAGGCTTCTCTCCCCAGCATGGGGATGAGATCCTTTCCTTTGGGGCGGTGCGTATTAATGGGGGTGTGATGCTGGAGAATGAGCAGTTCTACACGTTGGTTCAGTCCAAAGTGTCCGTTCCGGAACACATTACCGAACTGACGGGAATTACACAGGAAATGACCATAGAGGCTCCGTCACTCCTGGAAGGCTTGCATGACTTCATGTCTTTTGTTGGCGGAAGTGTACTGGTTGCCCATGCAAGCGCGCATGATCGGGCTTTTCTGAATGCGGCATTGTGGCGGACATCCAAAGTAAGGTTAACGCACCGGCTCATTGATACGATGATGCTGGCACGTTGGCTTGAGCCGAGTAGACCTGGTTATGGACTGGATGAATTGCTGGAATCCAAAGGCATTCCCATCTATGGGCGCCACCACGCTTTGGAGGACGCTAAAATGACTGCGCAGCTATGGTCCTGTTATCTGGAGGATATGTCTCGCAAAAATGTAGAAACATTGGGTGATCTATACACTCAGTTAAGTCACGCATAG
- a CDS encoding Mov34/MPN/PAD-1 family protein: MAAPHGQQNTFYIPSSVEQEMSKYMFASLPLEACGVVLGEAAAGGIRISRFQPIRNVAPDPLHHFALEDAEWIRCVFNEPQLIGLFHSHPRSTPVPSNEDLRNLPIFAGLLQVYFIGSPDFTADTQSKMLLNGFQIHSNVASSVRMSHVQPYSLQLARLCVT, from the coding sequence ATGGCAGCACCTCACGGGCAGCAAAACACCTTCTACATCCCTTCCTCCGTAGAGCAGGAGATGTCTAAGTACATGTTCGCTTCGCTGCCATTGGAAGCCTGCGGGGTTGTGCTGGGTGAAGCCGCAGCGGGCGGCATACGAATCAGTCGGTTTCAGCCCATTCGTAACGTAGCGCCTGACCCGCTGCACCATTTCGCATTGGAAGATGCAGAATGGATCCGATGTGTGTTCAATGAGCCGCAACTTATCGGGCTCTTTCACTCCCACCCTAGATCCACTCCCGTACCTTCCAATGAGGATCTGCGAAACCTACCGATTTTCGCTGGACTACTCCAGGTCTATTTTATAGGCTCACCAGATTTTACAGCTGACACACAATCAAAGATGCTTCTAAATGGTTTTCAAATTCATTCAAATGTTGCTTCAAGCGTTAGAATGAGCCATGTCCAACCATACAGCTTACAGCTCGCCCGGCTATGCGTGACTTAA
- a CDS encoding MerR family transcriptional regulator, producing the protein MKLFRIGELAKTAGVSERTIDYYTKLGLIAPEERTEKNYRLYSNETLTRLERIVHMKQEKYSLDEIKQSLEKWSMVSTEEQVASKLTTLELHVQQLEREVNELKPLLGEMKPVQARKMMAGLLAKSAGTMEALKILLENTMM; encoded by the coding sequence ATGAAATTGTTTCGGATTGGCGAACTTGCCAAAACTGCAGGTGTGAGCGAACGGACGATTGATTATTACACAAAGCTCGGTCTCATCGCTCCTGAAGAGCGCACAGAAAAAAACTATCGTCTTTATAGTAATGAAACTTTAACCAGGCTCGAACGTATTGTACACATGAAACAAGAGAAGTATAGTCTCGACGAGATTAAGCAATCTCTTGAGAAGTGGAGTATGGTGAGCACGGAAGAACAGGTTGCCAGCAAACTGACAACATTGGAGCTCCATGTGCAACAGCTTGAGCGAGAGGTAAATGAGCTTAAACCGCTGCTAGGCGAGATGAAACCTGTACAAGCACGTAAGATGATGGCCGGACTGCTCGCCAAAAGTGCTGGTACGATGGAAGCCTTGAAGATCTTGCTTGAGAACACCATGATGTAG
- a CDS encoding ammonium transporter, whose product MRKKWLVSVLIMLTLLAFPVSAFAAAEGPTNIELQSGLNSAFTFLAVVLVFLMQGGFALLEAGSTRMKNAGHIAGKTILTLGISVIAFWALGFGLGFGNGNSFFGTTGFFLSGDGMAASFESLAFSDVPLTIKFVFHLAFAAVSLAIACGGMAERAKMSVYIVFGTLYTIIMYPVVAHWVWGGGWLAELGMQDFAGSTVVHLTGATAALVATILLKPRIGKYNKDGKPNIIPGHNQVYSVLGVIILWIGWFGFNPGSTLSAMGDGFFGYVALTTNVAAAAGGVAALLISWAVLGKSDIPSMLNGVLAALVAITGACAFVEPWAALVIGALAGIITFFTAQFFERKGIDDPIYAFSVHGIAGMWGAISTGLFATPELAENAGVGQAGLFYGGGFHQLGVQLLGLAGAFAFVLIMSFIILGGMKAVMGIRVTEEEETMGLDLSEHGTYGYPEQMKNVETKSNGGTFSS is encoded by the coding sequence ATGAGAAAGAAATGGTTGGTTTCGGTGTTAATAATGCTTACTTTATTGGCTTTTCCGGTCAGCGCATTTGCAGCTGCGGAGGGGCCGACTAACATCGAACTTCAAAGCGGTCTGAACTCAGCCTTTACGTTTCTGGCTGTTGTGCTGGTTTTCCTGATGCAAGGGGGATTTGCTTTACTTGAAGCAGGTTCGACTCGAATGAAAAACGCAGGACATATTGCGGGTAAAACAATCCTGACATTGGGAATATCGGTTATTGCCTTCTGGGCTCTTGGCTTCGGTCTTGGTTTCGGTAATGGTAACAGTTTCTTCGGAACAACTGGATTTTTCCTGAGTGGGGACGGAATGGCGGCTTCGTTCGAATCATTGGCCTTCTCTGATGTTCCGCTAACAATTAAGTTTGTATTCCACCTTGCCTTTGCAGCAGTATCCCTGGCCATTGCCTGTGGCGGTATGGCTGAACGTGCAAAGATGAGTGTATATATCGTTTTCGGTACGCTGTATACCATTATCATGTATCCGGTTGTTGCTCACTGGGTATGGGGCGGCGGCTGGTTGGCTGAGCTTGGTATGCAAGACTTTGCAGGTTCAACGGTTGTCCACTTGACGGGTGCAACTGCTGCACTGGTAGCTACCATCTTGTTGAAGCCGCGTATCGGAAAATATAACAAAGATGGTAAACCTAACATCATTCCAGGTCATAACCAAGTTTACTCCGTACTCGGTGTAATTATCCTTTGGATTGGATGGTTCGGTTTCAACCCAGGTAGTACATTATCTGCCATGGGTGATGGATTCTTCGGTTATGTTGCATTGACTACAAACGTAGCTGCGGCTGCTGGTGGTGTTGCGGCACTGTTGATCTCATGGGCTGTATTGGGTAAATCCGATATTCCTAGTATGCTGAACGGCGTGCTTGCGGCACTCGTTGCCATCACAGGTGCTTGTGCTTTCGTAGAACCATGGGCAGCGCTGGTTATTGGTGCTCTGGCAGGTATTATCACATTCTTTACTGCTCAATTCTTTGAACGTAAAGGAATTGATGATCCAATCTATGCTTTCTCTGTACACGGTATTGCCGGTATGTGGGGAGCGATCTCCACAGGTTTGTTCGCAACACCGGAACTTGCTGAGAATGCAGGCGTAGGTCAAGCGGGTCTGTTCTACGGTGGTGGTTTCCACCAACTGGGCGTTCAGCTTTTGGGTCTGGCAGGCGCATTTGCCTTCGTACTGATTATGTCCTTCATTATTCTTGGTGGTATGAAAGCTGTCATGGGAATCCGGGTAACGGAAGAAGAAGAAACGATGGGTCTGGATTTAAGTGAGCATGGTACTTACGGGTACCCTGAACAAATGAAGAATGTAGAAACTAAATCCAATGGCGGTACGTTCAGCTCCTAA